A window from Streptomyces sp. NBC_00335 encodes these proteins:
- a CDS encoding FAD-dependent oxidoreductase — MSASTEALPVIVIGAGPAGLAAASHLVERGIEPLVLEAGPAAGAAVRSWGHVRLFSTWSELVDPAAEKLLAPTGWTAPDRATYPSGADWAEQYLQPLADVLGDTVRYGTTVTGVSRLGRDRIVDADREAQPFTVSVLNADGTEERLTARAVIDASGTWSTPSPIGGDGLPALGEKAAADRISYRIPDLKDPAVRARYAGKRTAVIGSGASAFTALAYLAELSGEESGTHSVWILRRGISGSTFGGGSADQLPARGALGLAAKAAVDNGHADAVTGFRTDAVERHGDQLVLVAEDGRRLDPVDEVIVLTGLRPDLAFVNELRLSLDERLQAPTALAPLIDPNQHSCGTVYPHGVKELSHPEKDVYLVGMKSYGRAPTFLAMTGYEQVRSIAAHLAGDHEAAERVELTLPETGVCGGAGLFDQPQAAEETSGGGCCAAPATLTIGAPASSGGC, encoded by the coding sequence GTGAGCGCATCCACCGAAGCCCTGCCCGTCATCGTGATCGGCGCCGGCCCCGCCGGCCTCGCGGCGGCCTCCCACCTGGTCGAGCGCGGCATCGAGCCCCTGGTGCTGGAAGCCGGACCCGCCGCCGGTGCCGCCGTCCGCTCATGGGGTCACGTACGCCTCTTCTCCACCTGGTCCGAGCTCGTGGACCCGGCCGCCGAGAAGCTGCTCGCACCCACCGGCTGGACCGCCCCCGACCGTGCGACCTACCCCTCCGGCGCGGACTGGGCGGAGCAGTACCTCCAGCCGCTCGCCGACGTACTCGGCGACACGGTCCGCTACGGCACCACGGTGACCGGCGTCTCCCGCCTCGGCCGCGACCGCATCGTCGACGCCGACCGCGAGGCCCAGCCCTTCACCGTCAGCGTCCTGAACGCCGACGGCACCGAGGAGCGCCTCACCGCCCGCGCCGTCATCGACGCCTCCGGCACCTGGTCCACCCCCAGCCCCATCGGCGGCGACGGCCTGCCCGCACTCGGCGAGAAGGCCGCCGCCGACCGGATCTCGTACCGGATCCCCGACCTCAAGGACCCGGCCGTCCGCGCCCGCTACGCCGGCAAGCGCACCGCCGTCATCGGCTCCGGCGCCTCCGCCTTCACCGCCCTCGCCTACCTGGCCGAGCTCTCCGGGGAGGAGTCCGGCACCCACTCGGTGTGGATCCTGCGCCGCGGGATCAGCGGCTCCACCTTCGGCGGCGGCAGCGCCGACCAGCTGCCCGCGCGCGGCGCCCTCGGCCTCGCCGCCAAGGCCGCCGTCGACAACGGCCACGCCGACGCGGTCACGGGCTTCCGTACCGACGCCGTCGAGCGCCACGGTGATCAGCTGGTCCTGGTCGCCGAGGACGGCCGCCGCCTGGACCCCGTCGACGAGGTCATCGTCCTCACCGGCCTGCGCCCCGACCTCGCCTTCGTGAACGAGCTGCGCCTCTCCCTCGACGAGCGCCTCCAGGCCCCCACCGCCCTCGCCCCTCTGATCGACCCGAACCAGCACTCCTGCGGCACGGTCTACCCCCACGGCGTCAAGGAGCTCTCCCACCCGGAGAAGGACGTCTACCTCGTCGGCATGAAGTCCTACGGCCGCGCCCCCACCTTCCTCGCCATGACCGGCTACGAGCAGGTCCGCTCCATCGCCGCCCACCTCGCAGGCGACCACGAAGCCGCCGAACGCGTCGAACTCACCCTCCCCGAGACCGGAGTCTGCGGCGGAGCGGGCCTCTTCGACCAGCCCCAGGCGGCCGAGGAGACCAGCGGCGGAGGCTGCTGCGCGGCCCCGGCCACCCTCACGATCGGCGCCCCCGCCTCCTCCGGCGGCTGCTGA
- a CDS encoding arsenate reductase ArsC, with protein sequence MTSTPLASVLFVCIHNAGRSQMAAGFLRHLAGDRVEVRSAGSVPGDQINPSAVAAMAELGIDISDQKPKVLTPEAAKASDYIITMGCGDACPYFPGKTYLDWQLEDPAGQGVEAVRPIRDEIKGLIEGLVAEIDAKNTKKQES encoded by the coding sequence ATGACCTCCACCCCGCTCGCGTCCGTGCTGTTCGTCTGCATCCACAACGCAGGCCGCTCGCAGATGGCCGCCGGCTTCCTGCGGCACCTCGCGGGCGACCGTGTCGAGGTCCGCTCCGCAGGCTCCGTCCCCGGAGACCAGATCAACCCCTCCGCCGTGGCCGCCATGGCCGAGCTCGGGATCGACATCTCGGACCAGAAGCCGAAGGTCCTCACGCCGGAGGCCGCGAAGGCCTCCGACTACATCATCACCATGGGCTGCGGCGACGCCTGCCCGTACTTCCCCGGCAAGACCTACCTCGACTGGCAGCTGGAAGACCCGGCAGGCCAGGGCGTCGAGGCCGTACGACCCATCCGCGACGAGATCAAGGGCCTGATCGAGGGCCTCGTCGCAGAGATCGACGCCAAGAACACGAAGAAGCAGGAGAGCTGA
- a CDS encoding ArsR/SmtB family transcription factor: MMTSATTDLLRVIADPIRLQIVTLLARETLCTTHLVEETGARQTNLSNHLKVLREAGVVETEPCGRFIYYKLKPEVIEALADSFGELAATARTTYETNRKRAC; encoded by the coding sequence ATGATGACGTCAGCCACCACTGATCTGCTCCGAGTGATCGCCGACCCGATCAGGCTCCAGATCGTGACCCTGCTCGCCCGCGAGACCCTCTGCACCACCCACCTCGTGGAGGAAACCGGCGCGCGGCAGACGAACCTCTCGAACCACCTGAAGGTGCTGCGGGAGGCGGGCGTCGTCGAGACCGAGCCTTGTGGCCGGTTCATCTACTACAAGCTGAAGCCCGAGGTCATCGAGGCCCTCGCGGACTCCTTCGGCGAGCTGGCCGCCACCGCTCGCACCACCTATGAGACAAACCGAAAGCGAGCCTGCTGA
- a CDS encoding GNAT family N-acetyltransferase — translation MTRDHADRVLEIYQAGIDEGNATFETEAPTWAEFDAAKLPEHRFVAFDNAGKLLGWVAASKVSDRCAYAGVVEHSVYVHPDARGRGVARALLDALITSTEAAGIWTIQSGIFPENTASLALHQRAGFRVIGTRERIGRHHGVWRDVVLLERRSPRIV, via the coding sequence ATGACGCGCGATCACGCCGACAGGGTCCTGGAGATCTACCAGGCCGGGATCGACGAGGGCAACGCCACCTTCGAGACCGAGGCCCCCACCTGGGCCGAGTTCGACGCGGCGAAGCTGCCCGAGCACCGCTTCGTGGCCTTCGACAACGCCGGCAAGCTGCTCGGCTGGGTGGCCGCGTCCAAGGTCTCCGACCGGTGCGCTTACGCGGGCGTCGTCGAGCACTCCGTCTACGTCCACCCCGACGCCAGGGGCCGCGGCGTCGCCCGCGCCCTGCTCGACGCTCTGATCACCTCGACCGAGGCGGCGGGCATCTGGACGATCCAGTCCGGGATCTTCCCCGAGAACACCGCGAGTCTGGCCCTGCACCAGCGCGCCGGCTTCCGCGTCATCGGCACCCGTGAGCGCATCGGCCGCCACCACGGAGTGTGGCGCGACGTCGTCCTGCTGGAGCGCCGCAGCCCGCGGATCGTCTGA
- the trxB gene encoding thioredoxin-disulfide reductase, with translation MTTNTEAGTDEVREVIIIGSGPAGYTAALYTARAQLKPLLFGSSIFVGGSLTTTTEVENFPGFPSGIDGPDLMDNMRAQAEKFGAEMIDDDIVSVDLGGDIKLLTDSEGTVHRAKAVIIATGSGYRKLGLPNEDALSGRGVSWCATCDGFFFRDRDIVVVGGGDTAMEEATFLTRFARSVTIVHRRSTLRASKAMQDRAFADDKISFAFDSEVAEIKETGGMLSGVVLRDVLTGTTRDLDVTGLFVAIGHDPRTELFADQLELDGEGYLKTQAPTTRTNIPGVFGAGDVVDHIYRQAITAAGSGCAAALDAERYLAALADVRVEALAPVA, from the coding sequence ATGACGACGAACACCGAGGCCGGCACCGACGAGGTGCGCGAGGTCATCATCATCGGCTCCGGCCCGGCCGGCTACACGGCTGCTCTCTATACGGCCCGTGCCCAGCTGAAGCCCCTGCTGTTCGGCAGTTCCATATTCGTCGGCGGCTCGCTCACCACGACCACCGAGGTCGAGAACTTTCCCGGCTTCCCCAGCGGCATCGACGGCCCGGACCTGATGGACAACATGCGGGCGCAGGCGGAGAAGTTCGGCGCCGAGATGATCGACGACGACATCGTCTCCGTCGACCTCGGTGGTGACATCAAGCTGCTGACGGACTCCGAGGGCACCGTCCACCGTGCGAAGGCCGTGATCATCGCGACCGGCTCCGGCTACCGCAAGCTCGGCCTGCCGAACGAGGACGCACTCTCGGGGCGCGGAGTGTCCTGGTGCGCCACCTGTGACGGGTTCTTCTTCCGCGACCGCGACATCGTCGTGGTCGGCGGCGGCGACACCGCCATGGAGGAGGCCACCTTCCTCACCCGCTTCGCCCGCTCGGTCACCATCGTCCACCGCCGCTCCACCCTGCGCGCCTCCAAGGCCATGCAGGACCGGGCGTTCGCCGACGACAAGATCTCCTTCGCGTTCGACAGCGAGGTCGCCGAGATCAAGGAGACCGGCGGCATGCTCTCCGGTGTCGTCCTGCGCGACGTCCTCACCGGCACGACGCGCGACCTGGACGTGACGGGCCTGTTCGTCGCCATCGGCCACGACCCGCGTACGGAACTCTTCGCCGACCAGCTCGAACTGGACGGGGAGGGCTACCTCAAGACCCAGGCCCCCACGACCCGTACGAACATCCCCGGCGTCTTCGGCGCGGGCGACGTGGTCGACCACATCTACCGCCAGGCCATCACCGCGGCCGGCTCCGGCTGCGCCGCCGCCCTGGACGCTGAGCGGTACCTGGCCGCGCTGGCCGACGTACGGGTGGAAGCCCTCGCGCCGGTCGCGTGA
- a CDS encoding ATP-binding cassette domain-containing protein, whose amino-acid sequence MDHVISVRDLRVLDGKKTLVGPVTFDLKQGSTTGLCGPSGAGKSTVLRALVDLLPHGLTRDGHLEVLGRPFRHGKGDSGLRSTVVLVPQTPVVFGGSILDNALFGLRHLVRASRADLNDRVEQALKEAGLWNEVCNRLDSPAQSLSNGQRQRLCLARALALEPAALLLDEPTSALDERSRDTVEESVAALRGNRTVLLVSHDPAQVERLCDRTVRLELPETLTCSPAAAA is encoded by the coding sequence CCTTCGACCTGAAGCAGGGCTCCACCACGGGACTGTGCGGCCCTTCCGGCGCCGGCAAGTCGACGGTGCTGCGCGCCCTGGTCGACCTGCTGCCCCACGGCCTCACCCGTGACGGCCACCTAGAGGTGCTGGGACGCCCCTTCCGTCACGGCAAGGGCGACTCCGGCCTGCGGAGCACGGTCGTCCTGGTGCCGCAGACGCCCGTCGTCTTCGGTGGAAGCATTCTGGACAACGCCCTCTTCGGGCTGCGCCACTTGGTGCGCGCGTCCCGGGCCGACCTGAACGACCGGGTGGAACAGGCCCTGAAGGAAGCGGGCCTGTGGAACGAGGTCTGCAACCGGCTGGACTCTCCTGCCCAGTCGCTCTCCAACGGACAGCGTCAGCGGCTGTGTCTGGCCCGCGCCCTGGCCCTCGAACCGGCGGCGCTCCTGCTGGACGAGCCCACCAGCGCGCTGGACGAGCGGAGCCGGGACACGGTCGAGGAGTCGGTGGCCGCCCTCCGCGGCAACCGCACGGTCCTGCTCGTCTCGCACGATCCGGCGCAGGTGGAGCGTCTCTGCGACCGCACGGTACGCCTGGAGCTGCCGGAAACCCTGACGTGCTCTCCGGCGGCAGCCGCCTGA
- a CDS encoding ArsO family NAD(P)H-dependent flavin-containing monooxygenase, which yields MTSRTDVVVIGGGQSGLAAGYHLRRLGVEFTILDAQAGAGGAWQHTWDSLHLFSPAAYSSLPGRFMPAQEGEVYPDAAHVVSYLADYEKRYELPVRRGVSVDAVHRDGEHLRVETDTGDWQARAVISATGTWTRPFLPATPGRREFAGRQLHTVQYRSPGEFAGQRVIVVGGGNSGAQIAADLAGTADLTWVTQRPPRYLPDDIDGRALFDAATARRRALDAGRTDTGGIASLGDIVAVPPVRTARDAGLLHAQRMFSRLTPDGAVWQDGTSAQADAIIWCTGFRPALAHFAPLHLRGSGGHIATVGTRAADEPRLHLLGYGDWTGPASATLIGVGRPARDAAREIADLLKP from the coding sequence ATGACCTCCCGTACCGATGTGGTGGTGATCGGCGGCGGCCAGTCCGGGCTCGCCGCCGGCTACCACCTGCGCCGCCTGGGCGTCGAGTTCACCATCCTCGACGCCCAGGCGGGCGCGGGCGGGGCCTGGCAGCACACCTGGGACTCGCTGCACCTCTTCTCCCCTGCCGCCTACTCCTCCCTGCCCGGCCGCTTCATGCCCGCGCAGGAGGGGGAGGTCTATCCCGACGCCGCGCACGTGGTCTCGTACCTCGCCGACTACGAGAAGCGGTACGAACTTCCCGTCCGGCGGGGCGTATCGGTCGACGCGGTCCACCGCGACGGCGAGCACCTGCGGGTCGAGACCGACACGGGCGACTGGCAGGCCCGCGCGGTCATCAGCGCCACCGGCACGTGGACGCGGCCCTTCCTCCCCGCCACCCCGGGCCGCCGCGAGTTCGCGGGTCGCCAGCTCCACACCGTGCAGTACCGCAGCCCGGGCGAGTTCGCGGGGCAGCGGGTGATCGTGGTCGGGGGTGGCAACTCCGGCGCCCAGATCGCCGCCGACCTCGCGGGGACGGCGGACCTGACCTGGGTCACGCAGCGCCCGCCCCGCTACCTCCCGGACGACATCGACGGCCGCGCCCTCTTCGACGCCGCCACCGCCCGCCGCCGCGCCCTGGACGCCGGCCGCACCGACACCGGCGGTATCGCCTCGCTCGGCGACATCGTGGCCGTACCCCCGGTCCGCACGGCCCGGGACGCCGGACTCCTGCACGCCCAGCGGATGTTCAGCCGCCTCACCCCAGACGGCGCCGTCTGGCAGGACGGCACGAGCGCCCAGGCCGACGCGATCATCTGGTGCACCGGCTTCCGCCCCGCCCTGGCCCACTTCGCCCCGCTGCACCTTCGCGGCAGCGGCGGCCACATCGCCACCGTCGGCACCCGCGCCGCGGACGAGCCGCGCCTGCACCTGCTCGGCTACGGCGACTGGACCGGCCCGGCTTCCGCCACCCTCATCGGCGTCGGCCGCCCGGCACGGGACGCGGCGCGCGAGATCGCGGATCTCCTCAAGCCGTAA
- the arsB gene encoding ACR3 family arsenite efflux transporter: MTTTAPVREDSSIVAKLSTLDRFLAVWILLAMGLGLGLGRLIPGLNDTLAKVEIGGISLPIAVGLLVMMYPVLAKVRYDKLDSVTGDRKLMVSSLVINWLVGPAVMFALAWIFLADLPEYRTGLIIVGLARCIAMVIIWNDLACGDREAAAVLVALNSVFQVIAFGVLGWFYLDLLPGWLGLGKGEHLDISMWKIALNVVIFLGVPLLAGFLTRRLGEKKLGRAAYESKFLPKIGPWALYGLLFTIVILFALQGKNITSQPMDVARIALPLLVYFAVMWFGTFALGKAIGLAYDRTTTLAFTAAGNNFELAIAVAIATFGVTSGQALSGVVGPLIEVPVLIALVYVSLAWREKFTAAA, translated from the coding sequence ATGACCACGACCGCGCCTGTCCGCGAGGACAGCTCGATCGTCGCCAAGCTCTCCACCCTGGACCGCTTCCTGGCGGTCTGGATCCTGCTGGCCATGGGCCTCGGCCTCGGGCTCGGCCGCCTGATCCCCGGCCTGAACGACACGCTTGCGAAGGTCGAGATCGGCGGCATCTCGCTCCCCATCGCGGTCGGCCTGCTGGTCATGATGTACCCGGTCCTCGCCAAGGTCCGGTACGACAAGCTCGACTCCGTCACCGGCGACCGCAAGCTCATGGTCTCCTCACTCGTCATCAACTGGCTCGTCGGCCCGGCCGTGATGTTCGCCCTCGCCTGGATCTTCCTGGCGGACCTGCCCGAGTACCGCACCGGCCTGATCATCGTCGGCCTGGCCCGCTGCATCGCCATGGTCATCATCTGGAACGACCTCGCCTGCGGCGACCGCGAGGCCGCCGCCGTCCTGGTCGCCCTCAACTCCGTCTTCCAGGTCATCGCCTTCGGAGTCCTCGGCTGGTTCTACCTCGACCTGCTGCCCGGCTGGCTGGGGCTCGGCAAGGGAGAGCACCTCGACATCTCCATGTGGAAGATCGCGCTGAACGTCGTCATCTTCCTCGGCGTCCCGCTGCTCGCCGGGTTCCTCACCCGCCGCCTGGGCGAGAAGAAGCTCGGCCGCGCCGCGTACGAGTCGAAGTTCCTTCCGAAGATCGGCCCTTGGGCCCTCTACGGCCTGCTCTTCACGATCGTCATCCTCTTCGCCCTCCAGGGCAAGAACATCACCTCGCAGCCCATGGACGTGGCCCGCATCGCGCTCCCGCTCCTCGTGTACTTCGCGGTGATGTGGTTCGGCACCTTCGCCCTCGGCAAGGCCATCGGCCTCGCCTACGACCGCACCACGACGCTCGCCTTCACGGCGGCCGGCAACAACTTCGAGCTGGCCATCGCGGTCGCCATCGCCACCTTCGGCGTCACCAGCGGCCAGGCCCTCTCCGGAGTCGTCGGCCCGCTGATCGAGGTCCCGGTCCTGATCGCGCTGGTCTACGTGTCCCTCGCCTGGCGCGAGAAGTTCACGGCAGCCGCATGA
- a CDS encoding ArsR/SmtB family transcription factor — MPSTKLLPMLEDEAAAPCCPPLTERPLTAEEAERTALMFKALGDPVRLRLFSAIASHEGGEACVCDISDVGVSQPTVSHHLKKLREAGLLSSERRGTWVYYRVEPSVIAAMSQMLGRPA, encoded by the coding sequence ATGCCCTCCACGAAGCTGCTGCCGATGCTCGAAGACGAAGCGGCGGCACCCTGCTGCCCGCCGCTGACCGAGCGCCCGCTGACGGCCGAAGAGGCCGAGCGGACCGCCCTGATGTTCAAGGCCCTCGGTGACCCGGTGCGGCTGCGGCTCTTCTCTGCGATCGCCTCCCACGAGGGCGGCGAGGCGTGCGTCTGCGACATCTCCGACGTCGGTGTCTCCCAGCCGACCGTCTCCCACCACTTGAAGAAGCTGCGCGAGGCGGGCCTGCTGTCCTCGGAGCGCCGCGGGACCTGGGTGTACTACCGGGTGGAGCCTTCCGTCATCGCCGCGATGAGTCAGATGCTGGGCCGCCCCGCCTGA
- a CDS encoding ArsR/SmtB family transcription factor codes for MNETTKPGQGLSPEDAQTYSGWFRALADPMRVRLLNLLAEERRPLTVGEITERLPIGQSTVSHHLKLLAEVRFVLPERQGTSVSYEVNAACLECFPAAVSAILGRQP; via the coding sequence ATGAATGAGACGACGAAACCCGGTCAAGGGCTGAGCCCCGAGGACGCGCAGACGTACTCAGGGTGGTTCAGGGCCCTCGCGGACCCCATGCGCGTACGACTGCTGAACCTGCTGGCGGAGGAGCGGCGCCCCCTGACGGTCGGGGAGATCACCGAGCGACTGCCCATCGGCCAGTCGACCGTGTCCCACCACCTCAAACTGCTGGCCGAGGTCCGCTTCGTGCTGCCCGAGCGGCAGGGCACTTCGGTCAGCTACGAGGTCAACGCCGCCTGCCTGGAATGCTTCCCGGCAGCCGTGTCGGCGATCCTCGGGCGGCAGCCGTGA